A single Prevotella sp. E15-22 DNA region contains:
- a CDS encoding Ig-like domain-containing protein produces MKKIFTLLVVMMMGICGWAEDIIWSEDFSSVTDFTVNPNTINENYTFTGFVLKDDGTVKSGTKFYNENLAGGTAPELLLAKNGGSFTATVAMNGKSGDMTLSFKSNKALTVTAENATLGEASNTGNDYVYPVTVAAGTNTIKITFTMAGDKNARMDNIKLSQGQGKKPAGLSWGTSARTVTLGASDNQFPQLSNKNNLTVTYSSSKEDVATINAEGFVTLLTAGKTDITAEFAGNDEYEAAKVTYTLTVNEASTDVPELITVDQALAIIDTLGNGKTTTKVYQVEGFIVGTPDFQRKDDQTLYGNVNFDMAAEKNGTTKLTVFRAKSFENKNFTEETISLLKDGDKVVIEGKLQKYVKNEVVTPELTNGKLISVNGVGSGINNVKTDATKNAIFNLQGQRVNNAAKGLFIVNGKKVVK; encoded by the coding sequence ATGAAGAAAATTTTTACTCTACTCGTAGTAATGATGATGGGTATCTGCGGATGGGCAGAAGACATTATTTGGTCAGAGGACTTCTCTTCCGTTACAGACTTTACTGTAAACCCCAATACCATTAATGAGAATTATACCTTCACAGGATTTGTGTTGAAGGATGATGGTACGGTTAAAAGCGGCACAAAGTTCTATAATGAGAATTTAGCAGGTGGTACTGCGCCCGAATTGCTGCTTGCCAAGAATGGAGGCAGCTTTACTGCTACTGTTGCTATGAATGGCAAAAGCGGTGACATGACTCTTAGTTTTAAGTCAAATAAAGCATTGACTGTTACTGCAGAAAACGCAACACTTGGAGAGGCATCAAACACTGGTAACGACTATGTTTATCCTGTAACAGTAGCTGCTGGTACCAATACAATCAAGATTACATTTACGATGGCAGGTGATAAGAATGCCCGCATGGATAATATCAAGCTGTCTCAGGGACAAGGCAAGAAGCCTGCAGGTCTCTCTTGGGGCACTTCTGCCAGAACGGTGACTTTGGGCGCTAGTGACAATCAGTTCCCCCAGTTGTCTAATAAAAATAATCTGACAGTTACTTACTCTAGTTCTAAGGAAGATGTAGCCACTATTAATGCCGAGGGTTTTGTGACTCTGCTTACTGCTGGTAAGACTGATATTACGGCTGAATTTGCAGGCAATGACGAGTATGAGGCTGCTAAGGTTACTTACACACTGACTGTAAATGAGGCAAGTACTGATGTTCCTGAGTTGATTACTGTTGACCAGGCTCTTGCTATTATTGATACACTTGGAAACGGTAAGACCACAACGAAGGTTTACCAGGTAGAAGGCTTTATTGTAGGTACTCCTGACTTCCAGCGTAAAGACGATCAGACTCTGTATGGCAATGTGAACTTTGATATGGCTGCAGAGAAGAATGGCACCACAAAATTGACTGTTTTCCGTGCAAAGTCTTTCGAGAATAAGAACTTTACAGAAGAGACAATTTCTTTACTTAAGGATGGTGATAAGGTTGTGATCGAAGGTAAGCTTCAGAAATATGTGAAGAATGAAGTGGTTACTCCTGAATTAACAAACGGTAAGCTCATTAGTGTTAATGGTGTTGGCTCTGGCATCAACAACGTGAAGACCGATGCTACCAAGAACGCTATCTTCAACCTGCAGGGTCAGCGTGTGAACAACGCTGCCAAGGGTCTGTTCATTGTGAATGGCAAGAAGGTTGTGAAGTAA
- the lgt gene encoding prolipoprotein diacylglyceryl transferase, with protein sequence MNCELFITWNPSLEVFSIGAFSMRWYSLMWLIGLALAYLMVRWLYKKQGIANEKFEPLFIYCFMGILVGARLGHCIFYQPDYFLTSWKGVIEMLLPIKIDAMGGWHMIGYQGLASHGGTLGLIITLLLYVRRFKVPVWTVLDNIAIATGITACCIRIGNLMNSEIVGKITDESLPWAFWFVQNDGPQNVVLRHPGQLYEAIAYALLFALMFWLYKKMPQRVGTGFYFGLCLAYIFTFRFFIEYFKEVQEAFEEGLPFDMGQILSIPFIIIGVYCMVKGLKKA encoded by the coding sequence ATGAACTGTGAACTCTTTATCACTTGGAACCCGTCGCTCGAGGTTTTCAGCATTGGTGCGTTCAGCATGCGCTGGTACTCGCTGATGTGGCTCATCGGACTGGCCCTGGCCTATCTGATGGTGCGCTGGCTGTATAAGAAGCAGGGCATTGCCAACGAGAAGTTTGAGCCCCTCTTCATCTACTGCTTCATGGGCATCCTCGTTGGCGCCCGTCTGGGTCATTGCATCTTCTATCAGCCCGACTATTTCCTCACGTCGTGGAAGGGTGTTATCGAGATGCTGCTGCCCATCAAGATTGATGCGATGGGAGGATGGCATATGATTGGTTACCAAGGACTTGCGTCGCATGGTGGCACGCTGGGACTGATCATCACGCTCCTACTCTATGTGCGCCGTTTCAAGGTGCCCGTATGGACCGTGCTCGACAATATCGCCATTGCCACAGGCATCACGGCCTGCTGCATCCGTATTGGCAACCTGATGAACTCAGAGATTGTGGGAAAGATCACAGACGAGAGTCTGCCCTGGGCCTTCTGGTTCGTCCAAAACGACGGTCCACAGAACGTTGTTCTGCGCCATCCTGGCCAGCTCTACGAGGCCATCGCCTATGCCCTACTCTTCGCCCTGATGTTCTGGCTTTATAAGAAGATGCCACAGCGCGTGGGAACTGGTTTTTATTTTGGCCTCTGCCTGGCTTATATCTTCACCTTCCGCTTCTTCATCGAGTACTTTAAGGAGGTGCAGGAAGCCTTCGAAGAGGGTCTTCCCTTCGACATGGGACAGATACTCTCTATTCCCTTCATCATCATAGGCGTCTATTGTATGGTGAAAGGCTTGAAGAAAGCATAA
- the mutS gene encoding DNA mismatch repair protein MutS has protein sequence MAKKDGELTPMMKQFFDLKAKHPDAVMLFRCGDFYETYCEDAITASRILGITLTHRNNGAGGQGDEMAGFPHHALDTYLPKLIRAGKRVAICDQLEDPKLTKKLVKRGITELVTPGVALSDNVLNYKENNFLASVHFGKSSMGVSFLDISTGEFLTGEGTADYVEKLLGNFSPKEVLFERGRKQDFELKFGTKFFTFQLDDWVYTDQTARQKLLKHFRVKNLKGFGVEHLQSGVIAAGAILQYLEQTQHTQIGHITSISRIEEDKYVRLDKFTIRSLELVYPMQEDGKSLLDVIDKTVSPMGGRLLRRWVVFPLKDEKPINERLDIVDYYYREPDFRACIDEQIHRIGDLERIISKVAVGRVSPREVVQLKTALQAIQPIKTACLYADNEALKRVGEQLNLCESLRDRIEKEIQDDPPQLVQKGGVIRNGVNAELDELRQIAYSGKDYLLKIQEREAQETGISSLKIGYNNVFGYYLEVRNTYKDQVPAEWVRKQTLAQAERYITQELKEYEEKILGAEDRILSLEAKLFNDLILGMQEFIPQIQINANIIAHLDCLLSFAKAAEENHYIRPVIDTTEVIDIKQGRHPVIEKELPIEEHYVPNDILLDNERQQIIIITGPNMAGKSALLRQTALIVLMAQMGCFVPAEAARIGLVDKIFTRVGASDNISLGESTFMVEMTEASNILNNISSRSLVLFDELGRGTSTYDGISIAWAIVEYLHENAKGHPRTLFATHYHELNEMEKNFSRIKNYNVSVKEVDGKVIFLRKLERGGSEHSFGIHVAEIAGMPRSIVKRANVILKQLESENAQVGGAGKPTAEIAASREGMQLSFFQLDDPVLCQVRDEILGLDVNNLTPLEALNKLNDIKKIVSGK, from the coding sequence ATGGCAAAGAAAGATGGGGAACTGACCCCAATGATGAAACAGTTTTTCGATTTGAAGGCGAAACATCCTGATGCAGTGATGCTGTTCAGGTGTGGCGACTTCTATGAGACCTACTGTGAGGATGCCATTACGGCCTCGCGCATTCTGGGCATCACGCTGACCCATCGTAACAATGGGGCAGGGGGCCAGGGCGACGAGATGGCTGGCTTTCCCCATCATGCGCTTGACACCTATCTGCCTAAGCTGATTCGTGCTGGCAAGCGCGTGGCCATCTGCGACCAGTTGGAAGACCCCAAGCTGACGAAGAAACTGGTGAAGCGAGGTATCACAGAGCTGGTGACCCCTGGTGTGGCCCTCTCTGACAACGTGCTGAACTATAAGGAGAACAACTTCCTGGCCAGCGTGCACTTTGGCAAGTCGTCCATGGGTGTGTCTTTCCTCGACATCTCAACGGGTGAGTTCCTCACAGGCGAGGGTACAGCCGACTATGTGGAAAAGCTTTTGGGCAACTTCTCGCCAAAGGAGGTGCTCTTCGAGCGTGGTCGCAAGCAGGATTTTGAATTGAAATTTGGCACGAAGTTCTTCACGTTTCAGTTGGACGACTGGGTATATACGGACCAGACGGCACGTCAGAAGCTGCTGAAACACTTCCGTGTAAAAAACCTGAAGGGCTTTGGTGTGGAGCACCTGCAGAGTGGTGTGATTGCCGCTGGTGCCATTCTGCAATATCTGGAGCAGACACAACACACGCAGATAGGCCATATCACGTCTATCTCGCGCATTGAGGAGGATAAGTACGTCCGACTGGATAAGTTCACCATCCGCTCGCTGGAGCTGGTCTATCCCATGCAGGAAGACGGTAAGAGTCTGCTGGACGTGATCGACAAGACGGTATCGCCCATGGGTGGCCGTTTGCTGCGCCGTTGGGTGGTCTTTCCCTTAAAAGACGAAAAACCCATCAACGAGCGTCTGGACATCGTTGACTACTATTATCGCGAGCCTGACTTCCGTGCTTGTATCGACGAGCAGATCCATCGTATAGGCGACCTGGAACGTATCATCTCGAAGGTGGCTGTGGGTCGTGTGTCGCCACGCGAGGTGGTGCAGTTGAAGACGGCTCTGCAGGCCATTCAGCCCATCAAGACGGCCTGTCTGTATGCCGACAACGAAGCGCTGAAAAGGGTAGGGGAACAGTTGAACCTCTGCGAGAGTCTGCGCGACAGAATAGAAAAGGAGATTCAGGACGATCCGCCACAGCTGGTGCAGAAGGGTGGGGTGATTCGCAATGGTGTGAATGCCGAGCTCGACGAACTGCGTCAGATTGCCTATAGTGGCAAGGACTACCTGCTGAAGATTCAGGAGCGCGAGGCTCAGGAAACAGGCATTTCGTCATTGAAGATTGGCTATAACAATGTGTTTGGCTATTACCTGGAGGTGCGCAACACGTATAAGGACCAGGTGCCTGCAGAATGGGTGCGCAAGCAGACGCTGGCGCAGGCCGAACGCTATATCACGCAGGAGTTGAAGGAGTATGAGGAGAAGATTCTGGGTGCCGAAGACCGTATCCTGTCGCTCGAGGCGAAGCTCTTCAACGACCTGATTCTGGGTATGCAGGAGTTTATTCCGCAGATTCAGATCAACGCCAATATCATTGCGCATCTGGACTGCCTGCTGTCGTTTGCCAAGGCGGCTGAGGAGAACCATTATATCCGTCCTGTGATCGACACTACGGAGGTGATCGACATCAAGCAGGGACGCCATCCTGTCATCGAGAAGGAACTGCCCATCGAGGAGCATTATGTGCCCAACGATATCCTGCTGGACAACGAGCGTCAGCAGATTATCATCATCACGGGTCCGAATATGGCTGGTAAATCGGCGCTGTTGCGTCAAACGGCCTTGATAGTACTGATGGCCCAGATGGGATGTTTCGTGCCCGCAGAGGCCGCGAGAATCGGTCTGGTGGACAAAATATTCACCCGTGTGGGTGCTTCAGATAATATTTCACTGGGTGAATCCACGTTTATGGTCGAGATGACGGAGGCTTCGAACATCCTGAATAACATCTCTTCGCGCTCGCTGGTGCTCTTCGACGAGTTGGGTAGGGGAACATCTACCTACGACGGCATCTCGATTGCCTGGGCCATCGTGGAGTATCTGCACGAGAATGCGAAGGGTCATCCACGTACGCTCTTTGCCACACACTACCACGAGCTCAACGAGATGGAGAAGAACTTCTCTCGCATCAAGAACTACAACGTCTCTGTGAAGGAGGTGGATGGCAAGGTGATCTTCCTGCGCAAACTGGAGCGAGGCGGCTCTGAACACTCGTTTGGTATCCACGTGGCCGAGATTGCTGGTATGCCACGCTCTATCGTGAAGCGTGCCAACGTCATTCTGAAGCAACTGGAGAGCGAGAACGCCCAGGTGGGTGGGGCAGGGAAGCCCACAGCCGAGATTGCCGCTTCTCGCGAGGGCATGCAACTGTCGTTCTTCCAACTCGACGACCCTGTGCTTTGTCAGGTGCGCGACGAGATTCTTGGTCTCGACGTCAATAACCTCACGCCACTCGAAGCGCTTAACAAACTTAATGATATCAAAAAAATAGTCTCAGGCAAATAA
- the polA gene encoding DNA polymerase I, with amino-acid sequence MDKLFLLDAYALIYRSYYAFIKNPRINSKGLNTSAIIGFVNTLQEVIEKEQPKYLGVAFDPHGPTFRSEKFPAYKAQREATPEDIKKAVPIIKELLAAYRIPVLQVDGYEADDVVGTLAKKADSIEGIETFMLTPDKDYGQLVTEKVKIYRPRHGGGYEVMGPTEVCEKYGITTPLQVIDLLALMGDSADNFPGCPGVGEKTATKLITDFNSVDELLQRTDELKGALKKKVEEHVEDIRMSYYLATICTEVPIDLNLADLEMKSPDEEKLTALFAELEFKSLTNRVLKKAEKKPKTDNLELSLFAEFAPVGTVDSKFSSFETLKMTTHDYKLVENEEEIKQLRDYFLTKDFLVLDTETTSTSAIDAELVGLSFSVEEHKAFYVPIPANREEALRIVNFFKPLYEDPKILKVGQNLKYDLEVLRNYDIELKGKMWDTMIAHYLIQPELRHNMDYMAEIYLNYQTIHIDELIGPKGKNQKSMRDLTPQQVYEYACEDADITLQLKNKLEPELKKYDCEKLFYDIEMPLMPVLAEMEMNGVCLDTESLSETSKILTERMNQIEARIYELAGQSFNIASPKQVGEILFDKLKIVEKAKKTKTGQYVTSEEVLQQLKNKHEIVSDILEHRGLKKLIGTYIDALPKLINPKTGHIHTSFNQTITATGRLSSSDPNLQNIPIRGEDGKEIRKAFVPEPGCLFFSADYSQIELRVMAHLSQDENMVRVFSEGKDLHAATAANIYKKPIEEVTRDERTKSKRANFGIIYGITVFGLAERLDIPRDEAKMLIDGYFDTFPQVHDYMEQSKEVARKQGYVTTLFGRRRYLPDINSQNATVRGFAERNAINAPIQGTAADIIKVAMIHIYERFKAEGIRSKMILQVHDELNFSVYPEEKEQVERIVLEEMQRAFPLSVPLVADSGFGKNWLEAH; translated from the coding sequence ATGGATAAACTCTTTTTGCTCGATGCTTACGCCCTCATTTACAGGTCGTACTACGCATTTATCAAGAACCCTCGCATCAACTCCAAGGGACTCAACACAAGTGCCATCATCGGCTTTGTGAACACCCTGCAGGAGGTGATCGAAAAGGAGCAACCCAAGTATCTTGGCGTGGCCTTCGACCCCCATGGCCCCACCTTCCGCAGCGAGAAGTTTCCTGCCTACAAGGCCCAGCGCGAAGCCACACCTGAGGACATCAAAAAGGCCGTTCCCATCATCAAGGAACTGCTGGCTGCCTATCGCATACCTGTGCTGCAGGTGGATGGCTACGAGGCCGACGATGTGGTGGGTACACTGGCAAAAAAGGCCGATTCCATCGAAGGAATAGAGACGTTTATGCTGACGCCCGACAAGGACTATGGGCAGTTGGTCACTGAGAAAGTGAAAATATATCGTCCTCGCCATGGTGGTGGCTACGAGGTGATGGGTCCAACGGAGGTGTGCGAGAAATATGGCATCACCACCCCACTCCAGGTCATCGACCTGCTGGCATTGATGGGCGACTCGGCCGACAACTTCCCTGGCTGTCCTGGTGTGGGCGAGAAGACGGCCACAAAACTCATCACCGACTTCAACTCGGTGGATGAACTGCTTCAGCGCACGGACGAGTTGAAGGGTGCCTTGAAGAAAAAGGTGGAGGAGCATGTGGAGGACATCCGCATGTCGTACTACCTGGCCACCATCTGTACGGAGGTACCCATCGACCTCAACCTGGCCGATCTCGAGATGAAGTCGCCCGATGAAGAAAAACTCACTGCCCTCTTCGCCGAACTCGAATTTAAGTCGCTCACCAACCGAGTTCTTAAAAAAGCTGAAAAGAAGCCAAAAACTGATAATTTAGAGCTCTCTCTCTTTGCAGAATTCGCGCCCGTGGGCACAGTCGACTCAAAATTTTCGAGTTTTGAGACCCTTAAAATGACCACTCACGACTACAAACTCGTTGAAAATGAGGAAGAAATAAAACAATTACGTGATTATTTTCTAACAAAAGATTTTCTCGTTCTAGACACAGAGACCACTTCAACCTCGGCCATCGACGCCGAATTGGTGGGTTTAAGCTTCTCGGTGGAGGAACACAAGGCATTTTATGTGCCCATTCCTGCCAATCGTGAAGAAGCGTTGCGAATTGTTAATTTCTTTAAACCGCTCTATGAGGACCCTAAAATCCTGAAGGTAGGTCAGAATTTGAAGTACGACCTCGAGGTGTTAAGAAATTACGACATCGAGTTGAAAGGTAAGATGTGGGACACGATGATTGCCCACTACCTGATCCAACCCGAGTTGCGACACAACATGGACTACATGGCCGAGATTTATCTGAACTATCAGACCATACACATTGACGAACTCATAGGTCCGAAGGGTAAGAACCAAAAATCCATGCGCGACCTCACACCCCAGCAGGTGTATGAGTATGCGTGCGAGGATGCCGACATCACCCTGCAACTGAAAAACAAGTTGGAGCCCGAGTTGAAGAAGTACGACTGCGAAAAACTCTTCTACGACATCGAGATGCCCCTGATGCCCGTGCTGGCCGAGATGGAGATGAACGGCGTGTGCCTGGATACAGAATCACTGAGCGAAACGTCAAAGATTCTAACCGAGCGCATGAACCAGATAGAGGCACGTATCTATGAGTTGGCAGGCCAGTCGTTCAACATTGCCTCGCCCAAGCAGGTAGGCGAAATACTGTTCGACAAACTGAAGATTGTGGAGAAGGCCAAGAAGACCAAGACGGGTCAGTATGTGACCAGCGAGGAGGTACTTCAGCAACTGAAGAACAAGCACGAGATCGTGTCGGACATCTTGGAACACAGAGGGTTAAAGAAACTCATTGGCACCTATATCGATGCTCTGCCCAAGTTGATAAACCCCAAGACAGGTCACATCCACACCTCGTTTAATCAGACCATCACAGCCACTGGCCGACTGTCGTCGAGCGACCCCAACCTGCAAAACATTCCCATCCGTGGCGAGGACGGCAAGGAAATACGAAAAGCCTTCGTTCCTGAGCCAGGATGTCTGTTCTTTTCAGCAGACTACAGTCAGATTGAACTGCGCGTGATGGCCCATCTGTCGCAAGACGAGAACATGGTGCGCGTGTTCAGCGAAGGTAAGGACCTGCATGCTGCCACGGCCGCCAACATCTATAAAAAACCCATTGAAGAGGTGACGCGCGACGAGCGAACGAAGTCGAAACGTGCCAACTTCGGCATCATCTACGGCATCACCGTGTTTGGCTTGGCCGAGCGCCTGGACATCCCTCGCGACGAGGCTAAGATGCTGATTGACGGCTACTTCGATACCTTCCCACAGGTGCACGACTACATGGAGCAGTCGAAAGAGGTGGCGCGCAAGCAAGGCTACGTCACTACCCTCTTCGGCCGTCGCCGCTACCTGCCCGATATCAACTCGCAGAACGCCACTGTACGTGGCTTTGCCGAGCGCAACGCCATCAACGCCCCCATCCAGGGCACGGCTGCCGATATCATCAAGGTGGCCATGATACATATCTACGAACGCTTCAAGGCCGAGGGCATCCGTTCGAAGATGATCCTGCAGGTGCACGACGAATTGAACTTCTCAGTCTATCCAGAAGAGAAGGAGCAGGTGGAACGCATCGTCCTCGAGGAGATGCAGCGTGCCTTCCCCCTCAGCGTGCCGCTGGTGGCCGACTCAGGGTTTGGTAAGAACTGGCTGGAAGCCCATTAA
- the ychF gene encoding redox-regulated ATPase YchF: protein MALKCGIVGLPNVGKSTLFNCLSSAKAQAANFPFCTIEPNVGVITVPDERLTKLAEIVHPGRIVPATCEIVDIAGLVKGASKGEGLGNKFLGNIRETDAIIHVLRCFEDENITHVDGTIDPIRDKEIIDTELQLKDLETIDSRLAKTEKAAAAGNKDAKVEVTVLKAYKEVLEQGKNARIVEFESKDEQDCARNLFLLTSKPVLYVCNVGEADAKSGNDFTKKVEALAKEEGAEAMVIAAKTEEDIAELESYEDKQMFLEELGLEESGVNRLIKKAYALLNLETFITAGEMEVKAWTYKKGWKAPQCAGVIHTDFEKGFIRAEVIKYDDYIKYGSEAAVREAGKMGVEGKDYVVQDGDIMHFRFNV from the coding sequence ATGGCATTAAAATGTGGTATTGTGGGACTGCCCAACGTGGGTAAGTCTACACTTTTCAATTGCCTGTCAAGTGCAAAGGCACAGGCAGCAAACTTCCCTTTCTGTACGATTGAGCCCAACGTGGGCGTTATCACCGTACCTGATGAACGACTGACCAAACTGGCCGAGATAGTACACCCAGGACGCATTGTTCCTGCTACTTGTGAGATTGTTGATATTGCAGGCCTCGTAAAGGGTGCCTCGAAGGGTGAAGGACTTGGAAACAAGTTCCTTGGCAACATCCGCGAGACGGATGCTATCATCCACGTGCTGCGTTGCTTCGAGGACGAGAACATCACCCACGTTGATGGTACTATCGACCCCATCCGCGACAAGGAAATCATTGATACTGAGCTCCAGCTGAAGGATCTCGAGACCATCGATTCTCGCTTGGCTAAGACAGAGAAAGCCGCTGCTGCAGGCAACAAGGACGCCAAGGTAGAGGTGACTGTGCTGAAGGCTTATAAGGAGGTGCTGGAGCAGGGTAAGAACGCCCGTATCGTGGAGTTCGAGAGCAAGGACGAGCAGGACTGCGCACGCAACCTGTTCCTGCTGACCTCAAAGCCCGTGCTCTACGTCTGCAACGTAGGCGAGGCTGACGCCAAGAGTGGTAACGACTTCACCAAGAAAGTTGAGGCACTGGCCAAGGAAGAAGGTGCCGAGGCCATGGTCATCGCTGCCAAGACAGAGGAGGATATCGCTGAGCTCGAGAGCTATGAGGACAAGCAGATGTTCCTCGAGGAGCTGGGTCTGGAGGAGAGTGGCGTGAACCGTCTGATCAAGAAGGCCTACGCCCTGCTGAACCTCGAGACCTTTATCACTGCTGGCGAGATGGAGGTGAAGGCCTGGACCTATAAGAAGGGTTGGAAGGCTCCCCAGTGTGCTGGCGTTATCCACACCGACTTCGAGAAGGGCTTCATCCGCGCCGAGGTCATCAAGTACGACGACTATATCAAATACGGCTCTGAGGCTGCTGTTCGCGAGGCTGGTAAGATGGGCGTAGAAGGTAAGGACTACGTGGTGCAGGATGGTGATATCATGCACTTCCGCTTCAATGTTTAA